From the endosymbiont of Bathymodiolus septemdierum str. Myojin knoll genome, one window contains:
- the fabA gene encoding 3-hydroxyacyl-[acyl-carrier-protein] dehydratase FabA — protein sequence MIDKTRQNSYSYETLIQCGNGELFGSGNAQLPKPPMLMLDRIVTINEDGGEFGKGEIIAELDINPDLWFFDCHFSEDPVMPGCLGVDAMWQLIGFYLGWLGGPGRGRALGSGNIKFTGQVLPTAKKVTYRISLSRVIARKLYMGIGDATMEVDGKIIYEATGLKVGLFTDTSNF from the coding sequence ATGATAGATAAAACAAGACAAAATTCGTATTCTTACGAAACACTCATTCAGTGTGGCAACGGTGAATTATTCGGTTCAGGCAATGCACAATTGCCTAAACCACCAATGTTAATGCTAGATAGGATTGTCACTATTAATGAAGACGGGGGTGAGTTTGGTAAGGGTGAAATCATTGCTGAATTAGACATTAACCCCGATTTATGGTTTTTCGATTGTCACTTCAGCGAAGATCCCGTTATGCCGGGCTGCTTAGGTGTTGATGCAATGTGGCAACTGATTGGTTTTTACTTAGGTTGGCTAGGTGGACCTGGTCGTGGTCGTGCATTGGGTTCGGGTAATATTAAATTTACCGGCCAAGTATTGCCAACGGCTAAGAAAGTAACTTATAGAATTAGCCTGTCACGCGTCATCGCACGCAAACTTTACATGGGTATCGGCGATGCCACCATGGAAGTTGACGGTAAAATTATTTATGAGGCCACTGGCTTAAAGGTCGGATTATTCACAGATACGAGCAACTTCTAA
- a CDS encoding rhodanese-like domain-containing protein — MFNSFSGDDACKLLAAGAQLVDVRSSSEFSQGSLPNAINLPLQSVMNAKNILDESKAIVLYCVSGARSSTAKNYLVQMGFDNVNDLGSFKNYNCE, encoded by the coding sequence ATGTTCAACTCATTTTCGGGCGATGATGCCTGCAAACTTTTAGCCGCTGGTGCCCAATTGGTCGATGTTCGTTCAAGTTCTGAATTCTCACAAGGATCATTGCCTAATGCCATTAACCTGCCTTTGCAATCGGTTATGAATGCCAAAAATATTCTCGACGAAAGTAAAGCCATCGTTTTATACTGTGTTAGTGGTGCCCGCTCATCCACTGCTAAAAATTATTTAGTGCAAATGGGTTTCGACAATGTCAACGACTTAGGCTCATTCAAAAACTACAATTGCGAGTAA
- the fabB gene encoding beta-ketoacyl-ACP synthase I, translating to MQRVVVTGMGIVSSLGANCTEVLASLKTAKSGIKFDETYAELGLRSHVSGQVAEVDSSEIIDRKMKRFMADAAIYNAVALDEAIKQSGLTEDQVSNPRTGLIMGSGGASNQNVVEAADILREKGIKRVGPYRVPRTMGSTTSACLSTMFKIKGINYSISSACSTSAHCIGNAMEQIQLGKQDVVFAGGGEELDWSLTMLFDAMGALSSKYNQTPEKASRAYDADRDGFVISGGGGALVLESLEHAQARGATILAELTGYGATSDGYDMVAPSGEGAKRCMELAISTVDGPIDYINAHGTSTPVGDAKELGAIKAVFGDNVPNVGSTKSLSGHALGAAGVNESIYSLLMLQNNFMAESVNIDRLDEAAEGVPIVQATTVQALNRVMSNSFGFGGTNACLVFEKFKK from the coding sequence ATGCAAAGAGTTGTTGTTACAGGAATGGGTATTGTTTCAAGTTTGGGTGCAAATTGCACCGAAGTATTAGCGTCTTTAAAAACTGCAAAATCGGGTATTAAATTTGATGAAACCTATGCAGAATTAGGGTTAAGATCCCATGTTTCAGGTCAAGTTGCTGAAGTAGATTCAAGTGAAATCATTGACAGAAAAATGAAGCGTTTTATGGCAGATGCGGCAATTTATAATGCCGTTGCCTTAGACGAAGCCATTAAGCAATCAGGCTTAACCGAAGACCAAGTTTCTAATCCTCGCACAGGATTAATTATGGGTTCTGGTGGTGCAAGCAACCAAAATGTAGTTGAAGCGGCTGATATCTTGAGAGAGAAAGGTATAAAACGCGTGGGTCCATACCGCGTACCTCGCACCATGGGTTCTACAACTTCCGCCTGCCTCTCTACAATGTTCAAAATCAAAGGTATTAATTATTCAATCAGTTCTGCTTGTTCAACCAGTGCTCATTGCATCGGTAATGCAATGGAGCAAATCCAATTGGGCAAGCAAGATGTGGTATTTGCAGGCGGTGGTGAAGAATTAGATTGGTCATTAACAATGTTATTTGACGCAATGGGTGCATTGTCCTCTAAGTATAACCAAACCCCTGAAAAAGCCTCTCGTGCTTATGATGCTGACCGTGATGGCTTTGTCATCTCTGGTGGTGGTGGTGCCTTAGTATTAGAATCACTAGAACATGCGCAGGCGCGTGGTGCAACCATTCTTGCAGAATTAACAGGTTACGGTGCTACCTCTGACGGTTATGATATGGTTGCCCCATCTGGTGAAGGCGCCAAACGATGTATGGAACTTGCCATTTCAACCGTTGACGGCCCCATTGATTACATCAATGCACACGGCACCTCAACACCCGTTGGCGATGCCAAGGAATTAGGTGCAATTAAAGCCGTATTCGGTGACAATGTGCCAAATGTTGGCTCAACCAAATCCCTTTCTGGTCACGCATTAGGTGCAGCAGGTGTGAATGAATCTATTTATTCATTACTAATGTTACAAAATAATTTTATGGCAGAATCTGTTAATATTGATAGGTTAGACGAGGCTGCTGAGGGTGTGCCAATCGTTCAAGCAACGACTGTACAAGCGCTCAACCGAGTGATGTCAAATAGTTTTGGCTTTGGCGGTACGAATGCTTGTTTAGTCTTTGAAAAGTTTAAGAAATAA
- the aprB gene encoding adenylyl-sulfate reductase subunit beta: protein MPTFVYMTRCDGCGHCVDICPSDIMHIDKKYRRALNIEPNMCWECYSCVKACPHQAIDVRGYADFAPLGHSVRVIRDEEKGTIAWKIKFRDGREKNFLSPITTKPWGSAIPDFRNEAEPTAEARNSELLAFEPESIRLDDGGLHTLESNGLKLVEGVYY from the coding sequence ATGCCAACTTTTGTATATATGACCCGTTGTGATGGCTGTGGACATTGTGTCGACATCTGCCCATCTGACATTATGCACATCGATAAGAAGTATCGTCGTGCGCTTAACATTGAACCTAACATGTGCTGGGAATGCTACTCATGTGTAAAAGCATGCCCACATCAAGCAATTGATGTTCGTGGTTATGCAGACTTTGCACCACTAGGTCATAGTGTTCGTGTAATTCGTGATGAAGAAAAAGGCACGATTGCATGGAAAATTAAATTTAGAGATGGTCGTGAGAAGAATTTCTTATCGCCTATCACTACCAAGCCATGGGGTTCTGCAATTCCTGACTTTAGAAATGAAGCTGAGCCTACGGCTGAAGCGCGTAACTCTGAGTTGTTGGCATTTGAACCTGAGTCAATTCGTTTAGATGACGGTGGTTTACATACATTAGAATCTAATGGTTTAAAACTGGTTGAAGGAGTATATTACTAA
- the secF gene encoding protein translocase subunit SecF, translating to MKALNIPKIDFVGRRIYAIIFSMLLIVASVFSLTTNGLKFGIDFTGGTLLEVGYQQDANLAEVREVLNKADFNGVNVQYFGSTKEILIRLEPQKISSAKLSSKIIHLLGNEVDIRRVEFVGPKVGEELANDGGLAMLYALIGILIYVAFRFEYRFALGSISALIHDVIITLGIFSIFQIEFDLTVLAAILAVIGYSLNDTIVVFDRIRENFLSTRHADPAKIINDALNQTLSRTIMTSVTTLLVLVALFYLGGEIIHSFALALLIGVVVGTYSSIYVASTMILALGISKEDLLPSEKEAQAVDNRP from the coding sequence ATGAAGGCGTTAAACATCCCTAAAATTGACTTTGTTGGTAGGCGTATTTACGCCATTATTTTTTCAATGCTGTTGATTGTTGCTTCTGTCTTTTCACTAACAACGAACGGTTTAAAATTTGGTATTGACTTTACAGGCGGCACTTTGCTTGAGGTGGGTTATCAGCAAGATGCGAATTTGGCTGAGGTGAGAGAGGTACTTAATAAAGCAGATTTTAACGGTGTGAATGTTCAATATTTTGGCTCAACCAAAGAGATTTTAATTCGCCTTGAGCCACAAAAGATTTCCAGTGCTAAACTCAGCTCTAAAATTATCCATTTATTGGGTAATGAAGTTGATATTCGCCGTGTGGAATTTGTTGGCCCTAAAGTTGGTGAAGAACTGGCTAATGATGGTGGTTTGGCAATGTTATACGCATTAATCGGTATTTTAATTTATGTGGCATTTCGTTTCGAATATCGTTTTGCTTTGGGTTCAATTTCTGCCCTTATTCACGATGTAATTATTACCTTGGGTATCTTTTCAATTTTTCAAATTGAGTTTGATTTAACGGTGTTGGCAGCGATTTTAGCAGTGATTGGTTATTCACTAAATGATACCATTGTGGTCTTTGACCGTATTCGTGAAAACTTCTTATCAACACGGCATGCAGATCCTGCGAAAATTATTAATGATGCACTTAATCAAACTCTTTCTAGGACGATTATGACCTCAGTAACCACCTTATTGGTATTGGTGGCATTGTTCTATTTAGGCGGTGAAATTATTCACAGTTTTGCTTTGGCATTATTGATTGGTGTTGTTGTTGGTACTTATTCTTCAATTTATGTCGCAAGTACAATGATTTTGGCGTTAGGTATTAGCAAAGAAGATTTGCTGCCGTCAGAGAAAGAAGCGCAGGCAGTTGATAATCGCCCTTAA
- a CDS encoding adenylyl-sulfate reductase, with the protein MQTYVMVMVALVIVMTIMDMLHKKSAKYFFANAKKAKTNATTELGAGDKIGIAAATIVTDVISAGEFHNPVRRLVHLLTMYGFILFNAATAIMIFSADGANSMWTQVWHIGAIMLLVGSFWFWFFFKVDVVAEGNSPFSIDLKRDAFSLSLMATSVSALIWSFNGNAMGWEFGFVILATASLFGGVYWSKFSHMFFKPFAAYDKRITKADGSAENLPTITRDEKDQRERHSMELLVDAPMDMGLGIKREKPQHY; encoded by the coding sequence ATGCAGACTTACGTAATGGTAATGGTTGCACTGGTTATCGTTATGACAATAATGGATATGTTGCACAAGAAAAGTGCAAAATATTTCTTTGCTAATGCAAAAAAAGCAAAAACCAATGCAACAACAGAGTTAGGTGCTGGTGATAAAATCGGTATTGCAGCGGCAACAATCGTAACAGATGTTATTTCGGCGGGTGAGTTCCATAACCCGGTGCGTCGTCTTGTTCACTTGTTGACTATGTACGGTTTTATTTTATTCAACGCAGCAACTGCAATAATGATATTTAGTGCAGATGGCGCCAATTCAATGTGGACACAAGTGTGGCACATTGGTGCAATTATGCTATTGGTAGGTAGTTTTTGGTTTTGGTTTTTCTTTAAAGTGGATGTGGTTGCCGAAGGTAATTCACCGTTTAGTATTGACCTTAAAAGAGATGCGTTTAGTTTGTCGTTAATGGCAACTTCTGTTTCTGCACTTATTTGGTCTTTCAATGGCAACGCAATGGGCTGGGAATTTGGTTTTGTTATCCTTGCGACTGCTTCATTATTTGGCGGCGTTTATTGGTCTAAGTTCTCACATATGTTCTTTAAGCCATTTGCTGCATACGACAAACGCATTACTAAAGCGGACGGCTCTGCTGAAAACTTACCAACAATCACCAGAGATGAGAAAGATCAGCGAGAGCGTCATTCTATGGAATTATTAGTAGATGCCCCTATGGACATGGGTCTTGGCATCAAGCGCGAAAAGCCGCAACACTACTAA
- the serS gene encoding serine--tRNA ligase: protein MLDIKQLRNDIKSVEIALKKRNFSFDADVLTSLEAQRKKNQVETQALQNSRNAQSKAIGSAKAAGEDIKPLLDAVADLGDKLDVAKSELQNIQQKINDIIMALPNIPHESVPKGNSEDDNVEVSKWGEPGKFNFEVKDHVDLGEKLGLDFETAAKISGARFSVMTGKIARLHRALTQFMIDHHVKNGYTEVYVPYLVNAESLTGTGQLPKFEADLFKTALHGEAGDAKTLYLIPTGEVPITNIMRDTMVKEKDLPIKFVGHTPSFRSEAGAYGRDTRGLIRQHQFEKVEMVQIVKAEDSYATLEALTEHAEGVLQALDLPYRKVNLCAGDLGFSAAKTYDLEVWLPGQNAYREISSCSCFEDFQTRRLQIRWKNPATDKVELLHTLNGSGLAVGRTLVAVLENHQQADGSIKIPNVLHGYMGGITIIN, encoded by the coding sequence ATGTTAGACATAAAACAACTAAGAAATGATATTAAATCGGTTGAAATAGCGTTAAAAAAGCGTAATTTTTCTTTTGACGCTGATGTATTGACCAGCTTAGAAGCGCAGCGTAAAAAGAATCAAGTGGAAACACAAGCACTGCAAAACTCGCGTAACGCACAGTCGAAAGCGATTGGCAGTGCAAAGGCTGCAGGCGAAGATATTAAGCCATTATTAGATGCAGTTGCTGATTTGGGCGATAAGTTAGATGTGGCGAAAAGTGAGTTGCAAAATATTCAGCAAAAGATTAATGATATCATTATGGCGTTGCCAAATATACCGCATGAATCCGTGCCAAAAGGCAATTCGGAAGATGACAATGTAGAGGTATCAAAATGGGGTGAGCCAGGAAAATTCAATTTTGAAGTGAAAGACCATGTTGATTTGGGTGAAAAACTTGGTTTGGATTTTGAGACAGCTGCAAAAATATCAGGCGCACGCTTTTCGGTAATGACAGGTAAGATTGCGCGTTTGCATCGTGCGTTGACACAGTTTATGATTGACCATCATGTTAAGAATGGCTATACAGAGGTTTATGTGCCGTATTTAGTTAACGCAGAGTCGCTGACGGGGACGGGGCAGTTGCCTAAATTTGAGGCAGATTTGTTTAAGACTGCTTTGCATGGTGAAGCCGGCGATGCAAAAACTTTGTATTTGATTCCGACAGGCGAGGTGCCGATTACCAATATTATGCGTGATACAATGGTAAAGGAAAAAGATTTGCCAATTAAATTTGTTGGACATACGCCGAGTTTTCGTTCTGAAGCAGGGGCTTATGGGCGTGATACGCGAGGTTTAATTCGTCAGCACCAATTTGAGAAAGTAGAAATGGTGCAAATTGTTAAAGCAGAGGATTCTTATGCAACTTTAGAGGCTTTAACCGAACATGCAGAGGGTGTTTTACAAGCCTTAGATCTACCTTATCGCAAGGTTAATTTGTGTGCGGGTGACTTGGGTTTTTCGGCGGCTAAGACTTATGATTTAGAAGTTTGGTTGCCAGGACAGAATGCGTATCGTGAAATTTCTTCTTGTTCATGTTTTGAAGATTTTCAGACGCGTCGTTTGCAAATCAGATGGAAGAATCCAGCGACAGATAAAGTTGAATTATTGCACACCCTGAATGGTTCGGGGTTGGCAGTGGGTAGAACTTTGGTGGCAGTGTTAGAAAACCACCAACAAGCCGATGGAAGTATTAAAATACCAAATGTGTTGCACGGCTATATGGGCGGCATCACTATTATCAATTAA
- the secD gene encoding protein translocase subunit SecD, protein MNHYSGLKNALIAFFLLLATLYALPNIFGSDLAVQVSSAGDKAITSADLTKITSVLKNKGAGYKSVTLSNRRILIRFDDTASQLSAKDALKENLGRNYVTALNLAPSVPKWLTSLGGRAMSLGLDLRGGVHFLLEVDMHSVLQMSMDKYYNELRTLLRTERLYKRITKQNDSIAIQLKTADSRAKVLKLIKSELTDLVILETDNDNTLMIFVGISESAKKLAKSSALKQNITTLRNRVNELGVAEPIIQQQGLERIVVQLPGVQDTARAKEILGAVATLEFRLVDEKNDPQTAVQSGRTPVGSKLYYFKDGRPLLLKTRVIATGENITGAASGIDQESSTPQVNITLDSAGGRAMLDTTKKYLRHRMAVVFIENKVETIRKDGKVVKKRTKTKDIINAATIQGTFSSRFQITGIDSAREARNLALLLRAGSLSAPIEIIEERTIGPSLGSDNINKGVLSVIVGFVLVLLFMVARYRVFGVVANIALTLNLVMIVAVLSMLQATLTLPGIAGIVLTVGMAVDANVLIFERIKEELGAGNNIQKAISSGYDKAVLTIADANITTLIAALVLFSFGTGPIKGFAITLSIGIITSMFTAIIVSRAIINKIYGGKKEIEELSI, encoded by the coding sequence ATGAATCATTACTCAGGCTTAAAGAATGCATTGATTGCGTTTTTTTTACTACTTGCTACCTTGTATGCCTTGCCAAATATTTTCGGTTCGGACTTGGCAGTGCAGGTTTCCAGTGCGGGCGATAAGGCGATTACATCGGCAGATTTAACCAAAATCACAAGCGTATTGAAAAATAAAGGAGCGGGCTATAAGTCGGTAACTTTGTCAAATCGTCGTATTTTGATACGCTTTGACGATACGGCGAGTCAGTTGTCTGCCAAAGATGCGTTGAAAGAAAATTTAGGTCGCAATTATGTAACGGCGTTAAATCTTGCTCCTTCCGTGCCTAAATGGTTGACAAGTTTAGGTGGTAGGGCAATGTCATTAGGTTTGGACCTTCGTGGTGGTGTACATTTCTTATTAGAAGTAGATATGCATTCGGTACTGCAGATGTCGATGGATAAATACTATAACGAATTGCGTACACTACTGCGGACTGAACGTTTGTATAAGCGGATTACCAAGCAGAATGACAGCATTGCAATTCAATTGAAAACGGCAGATTCAAGGGCGAAAGTGTTAAAGCTTATTAAATCAGAGTTGACTGATTTAGTGATTTTAGAAACGGATAATGACAATACCCTAATGATTTTTGTAGGTATTAGTGAAAGTGCGAAAAAACTGGCTAAAAGTAGTGCGTTGAAGCAGAATATTACCACGCTGAGAAATCGTGTGAATGAGTTGGGCGTAGCAGAACCTATTATTCAACAGCAGGGATTAGAGCGTATTGTGGTGCAGTTGCCAGGTGTGCAAGATACGGCGAGAGCGAAAGAGATTCTAGGTGCGGTTGCAACATTAGAATTTAGATTGGTAGATGAAAAGAATGATCCGCAAACAGCGGTTCAATCGGGCAGAACGCCAGTTGGGTCGAAATTGTATTACTTTAAAGACGGTAGGCCTTTGTTATTAAAAACTCGAGTGATTGCAACGGGTGAGAATATTACTGGTGCAGCATCTGGTATTGACCAAGAAAGTAGCACGCCACAGGTTAATATTACTTTGGATAGTGCAGGTGGTCGTGCGATGTTGGATACGACAAAGAAATACTTGCGCCATCGTATGGCAGTTGTGTTTATTGAGAATAAGGTGGAAACGATACGCAAAGATGGTAAGGTTGTGAAAAAGCGTACTAAGACTAAAGATATTATTAATGCAGCAACGATTCAAGGGACTTTTTCGTCGCGTTTTCAGATTACTGGTATTGACAGTGCCCGTGAGGCGCGTAATTTGGCTTTATTGTTGAGAGCGGGCTCACTTTCAGCGCCGATTGAAATCATTGAAGAGCGCACCATTGGTCCTAGCTTGGGTAGCGATAATATCAATAAAGGTGTGTTGAGCGTAATTGTGGGGTTTGTACTGGTATTGCTCTTTATGGTGGCGCGTTATCGTGTATTTGGTGTGGTGGCAAATATAGCGTTAACACTTAATTTGGTGATGATTGTGGCAGTATTATCGATGTTGCAAGCGACACTGACTTTACCAGGTATTGCTGGTATCGTCTTGACGGTGGGCATGGCAGTTGATGCGAATGTGTTGATTTTTGAGCGTATTAAGGAAGAATTGGGTGCGGGGAATAATATTCAAAAGGCCATTTCAAGTGGTTATGACAAAGCAGTATTGACGATTGCAGACGCAAATATTACCACGCTAATTGCGGCTTTGGTATTGTTCAGTTTTGGCACGGGACCGATTAAAGGTTTTGCGATTACTTTGTCTATTGGTATTATCACCTCAATGTTTACGGCGATTATTGTTTCAAGGGCGATTATCAATAAAATTTATGGTGGCAAAAAAGAAATAGAGGAGTTATCAATATGA
- the yajC gene encoding preprotein translocase subunit YajC — translation MNLLDLIISPAFAEGETTAAVSGFGGLDNLIPMVLLFIVFYFLLIRPQQKRAKDHKALLKALKTGDEVVTNGGVIGIVKSVDESFATVEVASGVVIKVQKQGINQKLPKGSAKI, via the coding sequence ATGAATTTATTAGATTTAATCATATCACCAGCATTCGCTGAAGGCGAAACAACTGCGGCGGTATCGGGTTTTGGTGGGTTAGACAATTTAATACCAATGGTATTGTTGTTTATCGTTTTTTATTTTTTATTAATTCGCCCACAGCAAAAGCGCGCCAAAGACCACAAGGCTTTATTGAAAGCCTTAAAAACAGGTGACGAAGTGGTGACCAATGGCGGCGTTATCGGCATTGTAAAGTCAGTTGATGAATCTTTTGCAACTGTTGAAGTGGCGAGTGGTGTGGTAATTAAAGTGCAAAAGCAAGGCATTAATCAAAAACTACCTAAGGGTAGTGCGAAAATTTAA
- a CDS encoding FKBP-type peptidyl-prolyl cis-trans isomerase, producing MVIEDGKFVELNYKVIDKKTKDVLSEVEFPLGYIQGISEILSPEVTAELAGQEQGDVIELPINCDLIYGPRDESLVFTDHLENVPEAFRKVGTTITMENEKGEPKDFIVIRVNEKTVTVDGNNPLCGRDVIFTLEVLTVREPTDEEAAAGGPLNDIPPELKLPNAHKIH from the coding sequence ATGGTTATTGAAGACGGAAAATTTGTTGAATTAAATTACAAGGTTATTGATAAAAAAACCAAAGATGTATTGTCTGAAGTGGAATTTCCACTCGGCTATATACAGGGTATCAGTGAGATTTTATCACCTGAAGTTACCGCAGAATTGGCAGGACAAGAGCAGGGTGATGTGATTGAATTGCCAATTAATTGTGATTTAATTTATGGGCCAAGGGACGAGTCTTTGGTGTTTACTGATCATCTTGAAAATGTACCAGAAGCGTTCCGTAAAGTTGGTACAACCATTACCATGGAAAACGAGAAAGGCGAACCTAAAGATTTTATTGTTATCCGTGTCAATGAAAAAACAGTCACCGTTGATGGCAATAACCCGCTTTGTGGTAGAGATGTTATCTTTACCTTGGAAGTGTTAACTGTGCGTGAGCCTACCGATGAAGAAGCGGCAGCAGGCGGTCCACTTAATGACATTCCACCGGAACTTAAACTGCCAAATGCGCACAAAATTCATTAA
- the aprA gene encoding adenylyl-sulfate reductase subunit alpha: MSYKTIIEDNIDILVVGAGLGGTGSAYEARHWGRDKKVVIAEKANIDRSGAVAQGLYAINCYMGTRWGENNPEDHVRYARMDLMGMVREDLAFDMARHVDSAVHKFEEWGLPLMKDPKRAELPEGDIGKGAYMREGRWQIMIHGESYKPIVAEAAKVNADKTFNRIMVTHLLMDDAQDNRVAGAVGFNVRTGNYHVFKSKTVIVGAGGASNIFKPRSVGEGAGRVWYAPWSSGSAYGLLIEAGAKMTQMENRIVLARFKDGYGPVGAYFLHLKTYTQNAYGDEYESKWFPELAERVGKAYLDTENQHFSHKPIPTCLRNHAFISEVAAGRGPIHMVTVEAFQDPHLEEVGWENFLGMTVGQAVLWAATDIDPKYINPELTTSEPYVMGSHATGCGAWCSGPEDISGNIPEYFWGYNRMTTVEGLFGAGDSVGGTPHAFSSGSFTEGRLSAKAACKYIDDGKAEGINVSQKQIDDRKAQIYKPLETYTVGRNEIVGGTVSPSYILPMPGLQRLQKLMDEYAGGVTVQYMTNDKLLNMGLHKLKIMEEDLEKVAAEDIHQLLRAWELKHRHRTSECVVHHTLFREETRWPGYYYRGDKMKLDDENWHVLTTSQRDRVTGEYKMEKQPLYHLVGDDEK; this comes from the coding sequence ATGAGTTACAAGACAATTATTGAAGATAACATCGACATTTTAGTGGTTGGTGCAGGTTTAGGTGGCACAGGTTCTGCCTATGAAGCGAGACATTGGGGTCGTGATAAGAAGGTTGTGATTGCTGAAAAAGCAAACATCGACCGTTCTGGTGCGGTTGCACAGGGTCTATACGCGATTAACTGTTATATGGGTACGCGTTGGGGCGAAAATAATCCAGAAGACCATGTGCGTTATGCACGAATGGACTTGATGGGTATGGTTCGTGAAGACTTAGCCTTTGATATGGCGCGTCATGTTGACTCTGCTGTTCATAAGTTTGAAGAATGGGGTTTGCCTTTAATGAAGGACCCTAAGAGAGCTGAATTACCTGAAGGTGATATCGGTAAAGGTGCTTATATGCGTGAAGGTCGCTGGCAGATTATGATTCACGGTGAATCATACAAGCCTATCGTTGCTGAAGCTGCAAAAGTGAATGCTGACAAGACTTTCAACCGTATTATGGTCACACACTTATTAATGGACGATGCACAAGATAACCGTGTTGCAGGTGCTGTTGGTTTTAATGTGCGTACAGGTAACTACCATGTATTTAAATCTAAGACTGTTATTGTTGGTGCTGGTGGTGCGTCTAACATCTTTAAACCGCGTTCAGTGGGTGAAGGTGCAGGTCGTGTTTGGTATGCACCATGGTCATCAGGTTCTGCGTATGGCTTATTAATTGAAGCCGGTGCAAAAATGACACAAATGGAAAACCGTATTGTTCTTGCTCGATTTAAAGACGGTTATGGTCCTGTTGGCGCATACTTCTTACACCTTAAGACTTACACTCAAAACGCTTATGGCGACGAGTATGAGTCTAAGTGGTTCCCAGAATTAGCAGAAAGAGTAGGTAAAGCCTATCTTGATACTGAAAACCAACATTTCTCACATAAGCCTATTCCGACTTGTTTGCGTAATCACGCATTCATCTCTGAAGTGGCGGCTGGTCGTGGTCCAATTCACATGGTTACTGTTGAAGCATTCCAAGACCCACATTTAGAAGAAGTAGGATGGGAAAACTTCTTAGGTATGACGGTTGGTCAAGCGGTATTATGGGCTGCAACAGACATTGATCCTAAATATATCAACCCTGAATTAACGACTTCTGAGCCGTATGTAATGGGTTCACACGCGACAGGTTGTGGCGCATGGTGTTCAGGTCCTGAAGATATCTCAGGTAACATTCCTGAGTACTTTTGGGGCTACAATCGTATGACTACGGTTGAGGGTTTATTTGGTGCAGGTGACTCTGTTGGTGGAACGCCACATGCGTTTTCTTCGGGTTCGTTCACTGAAGGTCGTTTGTCTGCTAAAGCTGCTTGTAAATATATTGATGACGGAAAAGCCGAAGGTATCAATGTTTCACAAAAGCAAATTGATGATCGTAAGGCACAAATCTACAAACCTTTAGAAACTTATACAGTGGGTCGTAACGAAATTGTTGGTGGCACTGTGTCGCCAAGTTACATCTTGCCAATGCCGGGCCTTCAACGACTACAAAAGTTGATGGACGAGTATGCGGGTGGTGTAACCGTTCAGTATATGACGAACGATAAACTTCTAAATATGGGTCTTCACAAGTTGAAGATTATGGAAGAAGATTTAGAGAAGGTTGCTGCCGAAGACATTCATCAGTTATTGCGTGCATGGGAGCTTAAGCACCGTCATCGCACTTCTGAATGCGTAGTTCATCACACTTTATTCCGTGAGGAAACTCGCTGGCCTGGTTACTACTACCGTGGTGATAAGATGAAACTTGACGATGAAAATTGGCATGTTTTGACGACTTCACAGCGTGATCGTGTTACTGGTGAGTACAAGATGGAGAAACAACCATTGTATCACCTAGTTGGCGACGACGAGAAGTAA